In Desulfovibrionales bacterium, the genomic window GATTTTGAGCGGTAATCTGGTTCTAACTGCTTTAAAAACCATAGCCCCGATAGAGGCATTCGGGGATGACAAGCAGTTTTGCAAGCGCCTCTCTTGTGTCATTTTAGTTGGTTGAGAGAGTATTCTTAAATCCCTCCCAACCTCCCTTTTCAAAGGGAGGAGAGACACTTCCCCCTTTGGAAAAGGGGGATTGAGGGGGATTTTAGCGTTCAGCCGTCAGCAAAAGATAGGACAAACAACATCTTAAGCTGATAGCTGACTGCTGAACGCTCCATCCAGAAAACCGGAATTTTCGGATGGAAACTAACCCCCCTCCTTCTCTAAGAAATGCACCGGGCAGGAAGACCTGAACTGGCAGTAATCCAGAGGATGGGGACAGGCCGGCGGCTTTGTCTTGATGGGTTCCCGGTATTTCTGACAAAAATATTCGTCATCCTTTGATTCATCCCAGTCAATGCAGCGGCCCGGGCAGGCAACAATGGCCTCGTTGATCTTGTCTTCCGGATACGTCTCTAAATCCAGTATCTGGGCATACCCGAGATCCTCATCGACCCTGAAGACCTCCGGACATATCTCCTCACATGCGCCGCAGGCCTTACATTCCTTCGGGTCTATGTAAAGACGTTTCGACATGGTGGTAACAAAAATTTTACCGCAGAGCATCGTAGATCCGCCGCAGGAGGGCGCGGAGAACGCAGAGAAAAAATAAAAATCTGGAAATCAAAAAATCAGGAATAAAAAACTTCTTCATGAGTTCCTGAGTTCCAAATTTTATTCTTCTTTTTGCGTCCTTCGCGCTCTCTGCGGTAAAAATTCCTATTCTGTCTTCTGTCTCCTGTCTTCCTAGAAGCTCAGCGTCAGGCTGTGGTCGATCTGATAGACGTCATCCGTGTTGTAATTGTTAGCGCTCGTACCCTTGAAGAAGTCGCCCGTCCACAGGTAGCCGAAGTGCAGCTCATAGGCCAGATTGCTCATGAGCTGGTACTTCAGGCCCAGGTCAAACTCGGTGCCGAACTCATCGTCCTGGTAGAGGCTGCTGTTGACCTTGTCCGCATAAGCTACGGCCAGGGCGCCGTGTACGGCCAACTGGGGATTGACCTCGTAGTCGGCATAGAGCCAATAGACCTGTGAACCGGTTGCGGTATCGTTTGCGCCGCCATCAGTTCCCGGGAGGCCAAACTGTTCCCCAGTGGTATTGGAATAACCGGCCTTTCGCGTCGTATCCATGAGCGAAGAATTCAGGATGTTGCCGTATGGCCCATAGACGATATAGAGCGGCTGGAAGTCCAGGCCGGAGGCCGGACCCACGTCATAGTCGCTGTCACTGTCATTGTCATCGCCGGAGGTGAAGGCCGTGGCCACACCGACCGTGAGCGCTTCCTTTTTCATGCCGAGGTTGACATAGTAACCCCAGCCGCCCCGGTCGATGTCCTGCGTGGCGCCATAGTAATCTGTATAATCGCCGTCATTGAGCATGATCTCGCCTTCGAAGAAATAGGTGTTGGTCGGGTCATTGGCCGTCAGGCCTAAGACGTAGTCATATTGATCGGCTTTCCAGGTAGTACCGGTAGCAGAGCCGCTCCGGTCACGCACATAGTTGATGCCCGCGCCGATGGAGTAACAAGGCTGGGCATAGCTGAGGACCAGCGAATAGCGGTCGATGTCCTCATCGGCAGCGTTATTGCCGGAGGTAGCGCTGCTTTCCTGCCGTTTCTCCATGAAGGCGTTCAGGCCGAAGCCGTTCCACAGCGGCGAGGTATATTCGACGCGGTCCAGGCACATCTCGGTGTTGGCCCAGCCCGTAAAGTAGATGTAGTTACCGGCCATGCGGCCCACCATAAGGGTTCCCTTAGGTGTGGCCCATTCGATGTAAGCGGCATCCCAACTGATGTTGGTGGCGTCGGCGCCAAAGGGGTCCACTCCCACCTGTCCGGCACAGGAGCAGGCGCCGCTGGTCTTGTCACTTCCCCACATCTGGTTGTTAAAGACGCCGATGGCGGCATGGAGTTTCAGGTTGTCGGTTATCGTGAATACCGGCTCCAGACACAGGAAATGATCCCACCAGGCCTCCGGGCTGCCGTATGTGCCGGGAAAATCGCCTGGATCAGTGTAATCAGCATCCGCCGGCGAAGAATTATCAACAGCGGCTGGTACGGATGACCCATCCCACGGCGTAACCATACCCTGATTAGCATTGCTCTGATAGAACCCCCGCACCTGGTAGTAACCGCTGATGCTTACCTCCACGGCCATAGCCGGCAGCGCCATAACGGCCACGAACAGGGCAGCAGCTATAATTATTAGACCTTTCTTCATATCTTTCCCTTCTCCTTTATCCGTTTGTTTTTTTGCCACAGAGTACACAGAGAACGCAGAGAAAAAATAATTTTTTAAAAATTTCCCTGTGGCTCTGTACTTTGCTTCTGACTTCTGTATTCTGTCTTCTGACTACTGTATTCTTAACCCCCACCTCCTTTCCTGTGCCCGCCTCTTATCACAAAACAAATGCGGATGACAACAGAAATGTGTCATTCTGTTGTGTTACTTTTCGGCACCTGCGGTTCTAGGGTTAAGCTGTAAAGGACTTGCTATATCTTTTATCCGTCATTCCGTGCTTGACCCCGTATCAAGCAGCCGTAGGGTGGGCATGGCCCACCATCATTGGCGGCGCAGCGTGGTTTCGGTGGGCGGAGCCCACCCTACTTTCAAATCCCCCTTCGCCCCCCTTTACTAAAGGGGGGATAATAAGAGGCACGCCTTTGCGGTGAATAAGCGGTGAACAAAAAAACCGGCCCTGGAGTTAATCCAGGGCCGGTTTTTTATTTACTAACCAGGCCAGATGCCCGGCCTGCAAAATGTCAGTCAGTCAATCTTTTCTTTTACTTCTTACTCCTGTTTTCTGTCTTCTTCCTAGAAGCTCAGTGTCAGGCTGTGGTCGATCTGATAGACGTCATCAGTCCTGACCGTAGCCGAACCGACCTTAAAGAAGTCGCCGGTCCACAGGTAGCCCACGTGCAGCTCATAGGCCAGGTTGCTCATGAGCTGGTACTTCAGACCCAGGTCCAACTCCTTGCCGAATTCATCATCGACGCCGGCAGTGGTCTTGTCCGCATAAGCCACACCCAGAGCGCCGTGCACGGCCAACTCCGGGTTGACCACATAGTCGCCGGAGATCAGATAGACCTGAGCGCCGGTATTTTGTACGCCAGCATCAAGCGCCGTCATAGCGGTACCGTAGCTGCCGGTCTGGCTGGTCAGGATATTGCTGTACGGACCGGTCGCGATGTAGAGCGGCATGAAATCCAGGCCGAAGGGCGTGCCCCGCTCGTCGTCAGTAGTAGCAGCGCTGTTATCATCGCCCGAGCAGAAGGCCGTGGCTAATGCAACTGTGAGCGGGCCTTTCCTCATGCCGGCCGCGGCATAGTAGCCCAGACCATCGTAGTCATAATCCGTGCCGCTATCGGAATCATATTCACCGGCCCGGTACTGGAGTTCGCCCTCGAAGAAGTAGGTGTTCGTGGGGTCGTTCAACTTCAGACAGAAATTGTGGTTGATCTTGTCAATCCTTGCAGTAGCGTCAGATTGCCGGTCACGGTACCAGTCCGGGGCATAGCCGACGTACAGGCCGGGGCAGGCATACTGCAGGATGGCGAAATAACGGTCATGATCCTTATCCGCTTCATTCGTGGTAACACTGCCTTCTACCCGTTTCTCATGGCCGAGGACCATGTTGAAGCCGCTATAATTCGGTGACACATAGACGATGCGGTCGGCATCCAGCTCGGTGTTCCCGAAGGGCAGGAAGAATGTGTAGTTACCGGCCATGCGACCGACCTTCAATGTACCCTTGGGGGTGGCCCACTCGATGTAGGCACGGTTGAAGATGAGGTTGTCCGCGGCAGTATTAAAAGTCGACGGAGTAAGATCGTTGTCTGCCACAGCGCCGGAAGTATTGGTGCTTCCCCACATCTGGTTGTTGAACATGGAGACGCGGGTCACCAGCTTCAGGTTGTCGGCCACCTTAAAGACCGGGTTCAACTGAAGCATGTGGTCCCACCAAGCCTCCGGGTCGTCAGCCTGACCAGTATACTCAGCGCCTGCATCCCAGGGAGTAACAGCGCCACTGTCAGCATTGCTCTGATAGAAGCCGCGCACCCGGTAGTAACCGCTGATGCTCATATCCACGGCCATAGCCGGGAGCACCATAGCGGCCACAAACAAGGCAGCAGCTATAATAATTAGACCTTTCTTCATATCTTTCCTTTCTCCTTTATCCGTTTTTTGTTCACCGCAAAGACGCAAAGAGCGCAAAAAAATAATTTTAAAAATATTTTCCTCCGTGTCTCCGTGTCGTTGTGGCGAAAGGTTTCTTTTTTGATTTTACTTCTGACTTCTGTCTTCTGACTTCTGTCTTCTGATTATTGACTGACTAACACAGGCCGGGCGTCTCGCCCGATTAGTTTTGGTGGGCAAAGCCCACCCTACTGAATTCTGACTTCTGTCTCCTGACTACTGACTAACCTTCACCTCCTTTCATTTAGTCATTGGTCACTTGTCACTGGTCAATAGAAAGATATTAAAAACCAATGACTAGTGACCATTGACCATAACTAAGCAATGCTCATGCCATATCAGCGTATAGCGTATAGCGGGTAGCGAACACTGTGAAATTATTCATATTTTTGAGCTTTCAGCTTTCAGCTTTGAGCTTTCAGCTTCCCATCCCCTGTGGCTTAAAGGACACAATACAATCACCAAACCGCCACATGGCTTGTCTCACGCAAAGGCGCAAAGAACGCAAAGAGAGCCTCATTTTTGGTATCAGACGTAGGGTGGGCTGAGCCCACCATCATCGGCGGCGTAGCGTAGTTTTGGTGGGCTTTGCCCACCCTACGTAGCTAAATGCCTTTGGAAATCTCCTCTATAAATGCAGAAAGGTCCTTAATGGCGGTGGGGATGCTTTTATAGAGGGTGTTGTAGTCGATCTCTTCATATTCGTGGGCCAGAATATTTCTGAGCCCAGCCCCCAAGGCGAGGCCTTTGCTCAACTTTTCACTGATTATCCCGATTTCTCCGGCCCTTAGAAAGGCCGTTCGGTATGATACAGGGGCCGGTTCCCCTCTGATGGAAAGCAGATAGAATATGATATCACTGGCCGTCATTATCAGCAGCTCAAGTATGCGTTCGATTTCGTAATGCCTGTCCATAAAGGTCTCAAAAGTCACGTCCTTATAAGGCAGCAGGTCATCTAAGTATTGCGACATTGAGGCCAGCTTTTTACTCAAGACTTCGGGCGACATCCTTGACCTTTCTTATAAATCTTTTCACGTATTCACGCCGATATTTTCGAAACCTTTCGGTATCCAGATACATTTTCCAGGCCCTAAGCTTCTCCTTTTCAAAGAGGCCGGCGGCGTCTTCATACAGGCATCGGCCTTCCGTAAAAATCCCCCGGAGGAGCACAGGATCTGTATCCGGCGTAAGGATCACTAGGTCTATATCGTCGCTATTCAATAGTTCTCCAAGCTTGTATATAAGGCCGAGCTTATCAACCGCCTGTTCCCGGCAGGGCTTAATGGCCAGATCAAAATCGCTGCCGGGATGCGGCCGCGTTTTAGCCCGTGATCCGAAAAGGATCAGAAGTTCAATATGATTTGCCTTGCATATTTCTTCTACTCTATTTTTATCCATAGTATGGCATGATAGGGGAAAGGGAGAAAATTGTCAATGTTTCACCGCAGAGCACGCAGGGAACGCAGAGAAAAAATAGAAATCTGGGAATCAAAAAATCAGGAATAAAAGTTTTTTCATGAGTTCTTGAGTTCCAAATTTTATTCTTTTTTGCGTTCTTTGCGCCTTGGCGGTGAAAGGGGTTCTGGCGTGAATCTTTTCACGATTATTTTTTTGTTTAAGATTTTTTTATTTTCCCCCGATACAAGTAAACACAGCACTATTAGCAGGCGTAGGGTGGGCTTTGCCCACCATCATTGGCGGCACAGGGCGGTTTCGGTGGGCAAAGCCCACCCTACATGGCTAAAAACTAAAAACAGGGAGGTTTACAGGCATGAAGAAAAGTATCAGGAGGTTTTGGGGGTACAAATTCTGGTTTGTAGCGGCCGTGTTAGCCGGTATAGCTTTCGTCATACCGGCGGCCTGGGCCGAGGATGGGGTGACAGACAGCGAGGTGGTCATTGGACAGTGTGCGGCCCTGGAAGGCCCGGCAGCCGGGCTGGGGACGGGCATGAACGTGGGTATGAAGGCTTGTCTGGATGAGGTCAATGCCAAAGGCGGCATCAATGGACGCAAGATAAAGTTTATAGCCGGCAACGACGGTTATGAACCGGACAAGACCGTGGACTGCACCCTTAACATGATCGAAAACGAAAAGGTCTTTGCCCTGGCCGGCTATGTGGGGACGCCGACCGGCAAGGCCGCCCTGCCTATCGTACAGGAGATGAAGGTCCCCCTGGTGGGACTCTTTACCGGGGCCGGACTACTCCGGAACCCGGTCTCGCGGTATATCATTAATATCCGGGCCTCTTATGACGATGAGACCGAGGCCCTGGTGGAGAGGATAACCAGCGACCTGGGAATAAAGGACATAGCGGTATTTTACCAGGATGACGCCTTCGGGCTGGCCGGTCTGAGCGGGACGGAAAAGGCCCTTAAAAAACGCGGGTTGAAATTGGCTGGTACGGGGACTTTTGCCCGCAATACCGAAGCGGTCAAGGGAGGCCTGGCCGCCGTAATGGCGGCAAAGCCGGGGGCGGTGGTTATGGTCGGCCCCTATAAACCGATCGCAGCCTTTGTGAAAGAGGCCAAGGCCGCCGGGTTTAATCCGGTTCTGGCTACCATTTCGTTTGTCGGCACCGAGAATCTGATAAAGGAGTCAGGCGATGCGGCCAATGGGATCATTATCTCCCAGGTAGTCCCTTCACCGGATGACACCTCTATACCCGTAGTCCGGGATTTCCAGGCAGCGCTTAAAAAGTCCTTCCCCAATGAGGCGCCCTCCTATGTCAGATTAGAAGGGTATGTAACCGCCCGGGTGCTTACTACAGCTTTAGAAAAGGCCGGCGCGGCCCTTACCCGGGAAGGATTGATCGACACTATTGAGTCTATGTCCAATACGGACATCGGCGGTATGAGTGTATCTTTCAGCAAGGATAACCATCAGGGATTAAACAAGGTCTATATGACCCAGGTGGGTGGTGGAAAGGCCAAGCCGGTGGCCAAGGTGTCTAAATAGTCAATAGTCATTGGTCACTGGTCATTCATAAAATCTCCCCTGACCCTTCTTTTACAAAGAGGGGGATAAAGTAACCCCCTTTGGAAAAGGGGGGCTGGGGGGATTTTATGAACAAATGCTTCCTTATGATAAACAGCTAAAGCCGTTATCCCAACAGCTGAGGAAACATATGACGGCTGCGAAAAATCTGCTTTGGTCGAAACTGAGACGGAAGCAGTTGAAAGGGTATCAATTTTATCGGCAAAAGACTATCGGAAAGTACATTGTCGATTTTTACTGTCCCAAGGCACATCTGGTGATAGAGCTTGATGGCAGTCAACATTATTCTGAAATCGGAAAAGAAAAAGACAGCATACGAGATGATGTTCTCACAAAGATGGGGATTAAGGTTCTCAGATTTTCAGATAGGGAGATATTTAAAAACATCGATGGCCTTATGGAAGAAATTTGGAGTCATTTATTATGACCTAGTCATTGGTCATTAATTCCATTGACCAGTGACCAATGACCGGTGACTCTCTTATAGGAGACAAAAATGACCATTAAAAGAAAGCTTTTCCTCTTGGTAGCCCTGCTCCTCGTGGCCGTGGCCGGGGTGGGTACGGTGGGCTTTTTTGCCGTGCGCATGGTAAGCGGCAAAATCTACTATCTGACCCGGGAGTCGTCACCCCTCCAGGTAAAGATGGTCAATCTCCAGCAGGGGTTTGAAAAGGTGGCGGCCAACTTTACGCAGATGGCCCTGACTACTTCAGCAGCGGAACTTGCCGCGATTCGTAAGGATACGGATAAGGCATTATCCCAGGTCAATGCCACAGTTCAAGGTCTGACCAAATTAAAGGCGGGTATCGATGAGAAGGTGGTCGAGGACATAGAAAAAGCCTATAAACAATTGACTATTATGGGCGAAGAAAGGCTGCAATGTATGAATAAGGTGGCCGCGGCC contains:
- a CDS encoding ferredoxin — protein: MLCGKIFVTTMSKRLYIDPKECKACGACEEICPEVFRVDEDLGYAQILDLETYPEDKINEAIVACPGRCIDWDESKDDEYFCQKYREPIKTKPPACPHPLDYCQFRSSCPVHFLEKEGG
- a CDS encoding DUF86 domain-containing protein, whose product is MSQYLDDLLPYKDVTFETFMDRHYEIERILELLIMTASDIIFYLLSIRGEPAPVSYRTAFLRAGEIGIISEKLSKGLALGAGLRNILAHEYEEIDYNTLYKSIPTAIKDLSAFIEEISKGI
- a CDS encoding nucleotidyltransferase domain-containing protein — protein: MDKNRVEEICKANHIELLILFGSRAKTRPHPGSDFDLAIKPCREQAVDKLGLIYKLGELLNSDDIDLVILTPDTDPVLLRGIFTEGRCLYEDAAGLFEKEKLRAWKMYLDTERFRKYRREYVKRFIRKVKDVARSLE
- a CDS encoding ABC transporter substrate-binding protein, producing MKKSIRRFWGYKFWFVAAVLAGIAFVIPAAWAEDGVTDSEVVIGQCAALEGPAAGLGTGMNVGMKACLDEVNAKGGINGRKIKFIAGNDGYEPDKTVDCTLNMIENEKVFALAGYVGTPTGKAALPIVQEMKVPLVGLFTGAGLLRNPVSRYIINIRASYDDETEALVERITSDLGIKDIAVFYQDDAFGLAGLSGTEKALKKRGLKLAGTGTFARNTEAVKGGLAAVMAAKPGAVVMVGPYKPIAAFVKEAKAAGFNPVLATISFVGTENLIKESGDAANGIIISQVVPSPDDTSIPVVRDFQAALKKSFPNEAPSYVRLEGYVTARVLTTALEKAGAALTREGLIDTIESMSNTDIGGMSVSFSKDNHQGLNKVYMTQVGGGKAKPVAKVSK
- a CDS encoding endonuclease domain-containing protein, with the translated sequence MLPYDKQLKPLSQQLRKHMTAAKNLLWSKLRRKQLKGYQFYRQKTIGKYIVDFYCPKAHLVIELDGSQHYSEIGKEKDSIRDDVLTKMGIKVLRFSDREIFKNIDGLMEEIWSHLL